The following DNA comes from Eubalaena glacialis isolate mEubGla1 chromosome 1, mEubGla1.1.hap2.+ XY, whole genome shotgun sequence.
CTTGAATTCCCACACATAGAGGGTCCACCAGAATTCTGTGCTCGTGGCCATTGCGAACATGGTGTGTGAGGGGCAGCAGGGACGGAGCAGACACATGTCCTGTGATGTTATGTGTATCACCTCTGCTCGCATGCATGTTCCGTTGTCCCATCAGACTTCACTTACAAGACACAAGTTCAAAGAGAAAATAGTTAAGAATTTCAGgatggcaacagcagagcatCATACCAAGTGTGGGGCATTATGTGACTGCCGGGTCGCACACCTGTGAAGCCAGCCCTGCGTGCTGGCATCCTGTATTTGGGGGACTCTGTCACTCGCAAGTCCCCTCTGTTCCTCGTGCCCCCTTTTCACTGTGTAGCCTGGGATGGCCTGGAATGGgggcaggtggagggagggagtgtgGTCAGCTCATCCAGCCTCACCACTGCCTGCTTCCTCCACCAAACAGCCAAACAGAACCTTCTACACTTTCCCTAAGTAAACCCTGCTGTCTGCTGCCTCTGGGCCTTGGCCTATTGTTTCCTCTACCCCCAGATGTTCTCAGAGTTGTGGTCCCTGGGTCAGCAGCATCAgctggagcttgttagaaatgcaaattcccgGGCTCCACCGCAGACTAGCTGAGTCTCAAATGCTGGGATCGGGCTGAAGAATCTGGTCTTCAGCAAGCCCCGGGCATGACTGCGACACACCGCTGCTCTTCCTGAAATACTGTTCCCACCTCATTGCAGCTTCCTAACTCCTATACTCCTTTCACTGAGTAAACCCCTCACCCTCGGTTCTCTTCTATGAATTCCTCAGCTCACATCTCGCCTGGTGAGCTTGGGGGTGTTTCTGTCTCATTCTCCATCTTGTCCTGAGTACTGAGCAGGGCAAATAGCACACGATAAGCGATGGTGGAGTTGCATTGACTCAGGGGGTGACTGAGGGAGTGGAGACGTGGGACCTGGGCTTCACGGAGGGTCTGGGCTCAAGGGGCAGGGCTGAGCACAGACGTCCCGTCCTGCAGGTACAGCCTGTACACCCGCACCTGGCTCGGGTACCTCTTCTACCGCCAGCAGCTGCGCAGGGCTCGGAATCGCTACCCCAAAGGCCACTCCAGAACCCAGCCCCGCCTCTTCAATGGTGAGCTCTGGCCACCCCGGGCCAGCATCACCCCAAGCCGTGGCCACCCTCCCAGCCTACTCCCCATCTCATACCCCCGACTGCTGGGCTCCCCGCCCCATCACCCCACCCACAGCCCGTCTTTGTTCCCCAGGAGTGAAGGTGCTTCCTATCCCCGTCCTCTCAGACAACTACAGCTACCTCATCATCGACACCCAGGCCCGGCTGGCTGTGGCTGTGGACCCTTCAGACCCTCAGGCCGTACAGGTGAGGGGAGGATGGGGTCAGGGGTACCTGGGGTCACCTTGAGGACTGGCAACTTCTCCTTGCTAGAGAGAGGCTGACCCTGCCCTCTGCCAATGGGATGTGCCCCCTCCATGTGCACTCACACACAGACCCTGACACACATGTACACAAAGAGACCCCCACAAACACACCATGGGGAGGGGGTAAGTGTCAGGGCATAgccaggggaaagggggagggcagCAGTGGGGGAATCAGAGGGCAAGTGGTGCTGACCCAGGACTGTGGGTCTAGGGAGTTTCCTTCTGCCTCTcgctctctgtggcccccttTCTGACCCTCGCTCTTCTCTCCTCGCCTCTGTCTGTCGTGTCTGGGCGTCTTTATCATTCCCTCTTGTTACTTATttatctgtgtgtgcgtgtgtctgtgtgtctaccCCCTCCACGAATCTCCCTCTCCCCTGTGCCCAGGCTGGGGCTCAGCTGCCCCCCTTTACCCGgccctctcttccccaccccgTTCTCGTTCTCTGGCTTCATCGCCTCCTTCTCCCTCATCCCTccctgctctcctctcctctctcctctccacccaGCACCCACGCCCCTGTTTCCCTCTGCATCCTGCTCCTCAGTCTCACTGCCCCCTCTCTCCCCTAGGCTTCCATTGAAAAGGAGGGCGTTAACTTGGTTGCCATTCTCTGCACCCACAAGCACTGGTAAGGGGCTGAGGTGGGAGGTCTGGGTGCAGATCATCTTCCCTGGCCGACCCCTGCCCCGGCTGGGCTTGCCAGGACTGGGTCCCGTGAGAACAGGCTGGGCTGAGAGTCAAGAAGTCAGGATGGGTGGACACCATCCTCATGAAGTCACTGGGGCACcagcagagagggagggggagggacggGTCTCCCACTGCTCTACTTTCAGGCTTCTGAAGCGCcagaggagggcagggcaggcatTTACCTTCCATTCCGTGTGGGCATGTGTGCCGGGCATGGGCAAACCTTGTGATCTCTTCCATCAAGGAGGTTATAGTCAAATAGGGGAGACAGCCCTGTATGAAAGTGTACAACGATGACAAACAATAACAACTGTGACAGTTGGCACAGGGTATGGGGGCAGGGGCGCCAGGGAGGGTGTGATCGGATCCACTTGGAGGAATTAGAGGCTGATGACCCTGGAGCTGAGAGTCCAGAAGATCAGTTGGCATTAGTTGGTGATGCGGGGAGGGGTGGCAAGTTGTTGGGACAACATTCTGGGCAGGGGGACAGCTTGAACAAAGGCCAGAAGAGGTGTGGACAGCTTGGTTCAGTCCAGAAGCCAGGAGTCCCAGGGCTCAGAGGCCTGGAGGTGCTTGGGGAAGAAGGAAGCAGGAGGCCCAGTACAGTTGCCCCTTAAAGGCCCTGCCTGTCTGTGCCATCCTACAGGGACCACAGTGGAGGGAACCGTGACCTCAGCCGGCGGCACCAGGACTGTCGGGTGTATGGGAGCCCTCAGGACGGCATCCCCTACCTCACCCAGTAAGTCCCTGACCCAGGGGTGGGATGGCCCTTGTGggcccttcccctcaccccccatCCTTTAGTCACATGTTTCAGGGGTATCAGCAGGTGGATCTTTGCTGATGCCCTTCCTGGCCCTTAGACAGTAGATCACAACCCATCTGAAGACTGCCACTGCCCATCCCCCAACTGATCCAGCCATAGTCCCCCAAAGAGGAAGCAGGGGGGCTTGGATCTGAAGCCCTGGGCACTGGGGGTGCCTTCTCTCTCTGGTGGGGAAGCCCCCCTCCTGTACATCACCCATTCCCTTGGGCCTGGgcagggcgggggagggaggatcAGCATGGCACAAGCTCTAGTGCCTTCTCTCCACTATTGCCTCACTTCTCAGTCCCCTATGTCATCAAGATGTGGTTAGTGTGGGACGGCTTCAGATCCAGGCTCTGGCCACCCCTGGCCATACACAAGGCCATCTGGTCTACCTGCTGGATGGGGAGCCCTATAAgggtccctcctgcctcttctcagGGGACCTGCTCTTCCTCTCTGGCTGTGGTGAGTCCCCcaaaagggaagagggaggaggggggacaagagggagggagagaggccagGGCAGGGGCCCAAGGACAGCCACAGCTCCACGCAATGCATGAAAACATTGGTTTCAGTACACATGTTGCCTCGGCAGTTACTCCCACCTTTGTTACCTcgatttttcttttatatcctcATGACTTCCCGCGGGGGATGGACAGAATGAGACGATGCCTGTAACTGAGTAGAGACCTCGAAGGGTGTTTGTTTCCACTGGGTGGAGCCTGGTTCTCTGATACAGTGACTGGCAAGACTAGTTACAAAAACTTGAGAACCCCTGAGTGAGAGGGTGATCCTGTGGGTGGGAGGATCACAGGTCCCAAGGTGCATGGGGTGCCAAAGACAGCACAGGCAAAGAAAGAAGTGCTCTATGGAAAAGAGCAACCCCATCTCGAGTGGGCTTGGAGCCACAGAACTCAGCCTGAAGTTCTGCACCCCCTCTCTATCCACATGTCAATATGTGCAATGGAGGCCTTCAAATGGGCTCGGTTGCGGTTGAATATTTGGGCCCAGCTcccagagggagggaaagagtagATGCCAGGGAAGTGGGCATGGCAGGGGCATGGCTGAGGGCTGGTGGCCAGCCCCAGCTGTACAAGCTGGTCCCCACCCTTTTCATGTACCTTACCGTGCTGTGTGGTTCTTGTACCTTACACATACCTTCTGACCCTACCAGGACGGACCTTTGAGGGCACCGCAGAGACCATGCTGAGCTCACTGGACACCGTGCTGGGGCTGGGGGACGACACTCTGCTGTGGCCTGGTGAggtgcccctccctctcctcctagcCCCTCACACCCCCAGAGTCCCAGCCGACTCAGCTCCTGGCCCAGAGGGGACACAGCTCCACCTCTGTTGGCTCCTGGGAGCCAACTCTAGCAGTGGGGGCAGAGCTCCCTTCTGTTTGCAGAACTGGCTCTGTAAGGCCTCTGcttccctggcaaccagcccacAGTCTCTTGGGAGCCCTGTAGGCCCCAGAGCATCCCTGGGAGATGGCTGATTTTTCATAGCCAAAGCTTAGAACAGAAAATTGCCTTTGCTTAATGAGCAAAGAGGGGCCTTAAATCCACTCTGCGTGGATCATTGCCTGTATCCATCATCCACACACTGCACACCCATCATCCATATGCACGTACATGgaatatccatccatccatacgtACGTGCATGTGTACATTGCATATCTATAGTTTCTAAAACACATTTACTCATATCTCAGTTAACCCTCAGAACATAtatgcatccattcattcatttgccaaatactttattgagcacctaatgtGTACCAGGCCCTGTTCCAGGCACCAGGAACACATAATTTTATAGTGGCattattattttccccacttGCCAAAGGAGAACATTGTGGCTCAGAGAAGTGCCATGACTTGACTGAGGTCGCACAGCTGGGCAGAGCCAGACGGGCTAGAATGCAGGTCTTCTGGCTCCAGGTCTGGTGGTTTTCGCCCCTGAACTGCTTCTGCCTCTTCACTCGTGGCTGACTTGTGACCACATTTAGAGAAACAGCTCCATGTGGTCAGGGCTTTTCTGGAAGcattgcccctcctcccca
Coding sequences within:
- the PNKD gene encoding probable hydrolase PNKD translates to MAWRGWPSSWLWVASCGLLLLVLVLLVSPSSCRARRTLRSLFMARSQRLLFRIGYSLYTRTWLGYLFYRQQLRRARNRYPKGHSRTQPRLFNGVKVLPIPVLSDNYSYLIIDTQARLAVAVDPSDPQAVQASIEKEGVNLVAILCTHKHWDHSGGNRDLSRRHQDCRVYGSPQDGIPYLTHPLCHQDVVSVGRLQIQALATPGHTQGHLVYLLDGEPYKGPSCLFSGDLLFLSGCGRTFEGTAETMLSSLDTVLGLGDDTLLWPGHEYAEENLGFAGMVEPENLARERKMQWVQRQRMERRSTCPSTLGEERSYNPFLRTHCLVLQEALGPGPGPTGDNGYSRAQLLEKLRQLKDLHKSK